One window of Candidatus Mycobacterium wuenschmannii genomic DNA carries:
- a CDS encoding DUF3556 domain-containing protein — MGFLKQDTPQIDFEEWSKGTRAEKIIPMARHWAEVGFGTPALLHLFYVVKILLYILAAWLLALTTTGIDGFTNVAHWYAEPIVFEKAVLYTMLFEVVGLGCGFGPLNNRFFPPMGSILYWLRPGTIRLPPWPGRVPLTKGDSRTPLDALLYGALLVLLTIAVFSDGTGPVPALGTTVGVLPAWQIWAVLGVLAVLGLRDKVIFLAARGEVYASFTVAFLFAGYGVDMILGAKLVCLVIWLGAATSKLNKHFPFVISTMMSNNPLFRTKLLKRQFFEHFPDDLRPGWRSRWLAHFSTAIEGLVPLVLFFSHGGWAGAIAAFVMLCFHFGILSSIPMGVPLEWNVFMMFSVLALFVGHASVGLQDLTTPLPLLLFAAVAGTVVTGNLLPRKVSFLPGMRYYAGNWDTTLWCIKPSAEAKIAAGVVAISSMPAAQLEKFYGSKEAAQIPMYMGYAFRAFNTHGRALFTLAHRVMVGHNEDDYVLTDGERVTSTAIGWNFGDGHFSNEQLVAALQRRCHFEPGEVRVVMLDAQPIHRQTQQYRLVDAATGEFERGYVRVADMVTRQPWADDVPVHVHES, encoded by the coding sequence ATGGGATTCCTCAAACAGGACACTCCGCAGATCGATTTCGAGGAGTGGAGCAAGGGCACCCGGGCGGAGAAGATCATCCCGATGGCCCGGCACTGGGCCGAGGTAGGCTTCGGCACCCCGGCGCTGCTGCACCTCTTCTACGTAGTCAAAATCCTGCTCTACATTCTGGCGGCGTGGCTGTTGGCGCTGACCACGACCGGTATAGACGGCTTCACGAACGTCGCGCATTGGTACGCCGAACCGATCGTGTTCGAGAAGGCCGTGCTCTACACGATGCTCTTCGAAGTGGTCGGCCTCGGCTGCGGATTCGGGCCGCTGAACAACCGCTTCTTTCCCCCGATGGGATCGATCCTGTACTGGCTGCGACCCGGCACCATCAGGCTGCCACCGTGGCCGGGCCGGGTGCCTCTGACGAAGGGGGATAGTCGTACCCCGCTCGACGCGTTGCTCTACGGTGCGTTGCTGGTGCTGCTGACCATCGCGGTCTTCTCCGACGGCACCGGACCGGTGCCCGCCCTCGGGACGACGGTCGGGGTGCTGCCGGCCTGGCAGATCTGGGCCGTGTTGGGTGTGCTGGCCGTGCTCGGACTGCGCGACAAGGTGATCTTCCTGGCGGCCCGCGGCGAGGTGTACGCGTCGTTCACGGTCGCGTTCCTGTTCGCCGGGTACGGCGTCGACATGATCCTGGGCGCCAAGCTGGTGTGCCTGGTGATCTGGCTGGGCGCGGCGACGTCGAAACTGAACAAGCACTTCCCGTTTGTCATCTCGACGATGATGAGCAACAACCCCTTGTTCCGGACGAAGTTGCTCAAACGTCAGTTCTTCGAACACTTTCCGGATGACCTGCGACCAGGTTGGCGGTCACGCTGGCTCGCGCATTTCAGCACGGCAATCGAGGGATTAGTGCCGTTGGTGTTGTTCTTCAGCCACGGCGGCTGGGCAGGTGCGATCGCCGCCTTCGTGATGCTGTGCTTCCACTTCGGCATCCTGTCGTCGATTCCGATGGGCGTTCCGTTGGAGTGGAACGTCTTCATGATGTTCAGCGTGCTCGCGCTGTTCGTCGGCCATGCCTCGGTCGGACTGCAGGACCTGACCACGCCGCTGCCCCTGCTGTTGTTCGCCGCCGTGGCGGGCACGGTCGTGACCGGAAACCTGTTGCCGCGCAAGGTGTCCTTTCTGCCCGGCATGCGGTACTACGCCGGCAACTGGGACACCACGCTGTGGTGCATCAAGCCGTCGGCGGAGGCGAAGATCGCCGCGGGCGTCGTCGCGATCTCGAGCATGCCCGCCGCCCAGTTGGAGAAGTTCTACGGCAGCAAGGAAGCCGCGCAGATTCCGATGTACATGGGATATGCCTTCCGCGCGTTCAACACTCACGGCAGGGCACTCTTCACGTTGGCCCACCGGGTGATGGTGGGTCACAACGAAGACGACTACGTGCTGACCGACGGCGAACGCGTAACCAGCACCGCCATCGGCTGGAATTTCGGCGACGGTCACTTCAGCAACGAGCAGTTGGTTGCCGCGCTACAGCGGCGCTGTCACTTCGAACCGGGCGAGGTCCGGGTGGTGATGCTCGACGCCCAGCCGATCCATCGGCAGACCCAGCAATATCGTCTCGTCGACGCCGCGACCGGAGAGTTCGAGCGCGGTTACGTCCGGGTCGCGGACATGGTGACCCGCCAACCGTGGGCCGACGACGTGCCGGTGCACGTCCATGAAAGTTGA
- a CDS encoding thiol-disulfide oxidoreductase DCC family protein, protein MSTPTGTLFFDGACGMCTRSKDFLMRFDRTGKIQTEPLQGAGVAQRLGVAPEHLLDAVRWIDSAGTVYSGAEAVNAALSTALGTRIPLAFYRIPGIRSLENVVYQWVVDHRYKFPGTTPHCEAYPAAC, encoded by the coding sequence ATGAGCACTCCAACTGGCACGCTGTTTTTCGACGGAGCATGCGGAATGTGCACGCGCTCCAAGGATTTCCTGATGCGATTCGACCGCACCGGCAAGATCCAGACCGAGCCGTTGCAGGGCGCCGGAGTCGCGCAGCGTCTCGGCGTCGCGCCCGAACACCTGCTGGATGCGGTCCGGTGGATCGATTCCGCCGGCACGGTGTATTCCGGCGCCGAGGCCGTCAACGCCGCATTGTCGACGGCGCTCGGCACCCGAATTCCGTTGGCATTTTACCGAATTCCCGGTATTCGTTCCCTCGAGAATGTCGTCTACCAGTGGGTGGTCGACCACCGCTACAAATTCCCGGGGACCACGCCGCACTGCGAGGCCTACCCCGCCGCCTGTTAA
- a CDS encoding DUF1295 domain-containing protein produces MRSKAQSLVLVTLAYVVAIAVGAAWLVWGAHTANLLLDTLIADLLGTLVIFGFSRAYGNSSFYDAYWSVIPPVLLFYWWSQSGIHQLRCWLIAVVMMLWAIRLTANWLYSFPGLHHEDWRYPMFREKAGSWEFVVDLVTIHLIPTLLVFAGMLPVYATVTWPRGDIAWLTDVAFAVGLAAVALELAADVQMHRFVRTKAEGQAMDQGLWAWSRHPNYFGEFSFWVSLALFGVAVSPHDAWWLCLGALGMLGMFLGGSIPMMETRSLERRPEYQDVIDRVSKFVPRPPRRA; encoded by the coding sequence ATGAGAAGCAAGGCGCAGTCACTGGTACTGGTCACGCTGGCGTACGTCGTCGCGATCGCGGTCGGCGCGGCCTGGCTGGTGTGGGGCGCGCACACCGCGAATTTGTTGCTGGACACGCTGATCGCCGATCTGTTGGGGACGCTGGTGATCTTCGGATTCAGCCGGGCGTACGGTAACTCGAGCTTCTACGACGCCTATTGGAGCGTCATTCCGCCGGTGCTGCTGTTCTATTGGTGGAGCCAGTCCGGGATCCACCAACTGCGCTGCTGGCTCATCGCGGTCGTGATGATGCTCTGGGCGATCCGCCTGACCGCCAACTGGCTGTACTCCTTTCCCGGTCTGCACCATGAGGATTGGCGCTACCCGATGTTCCGGGAGAAGGCCGGCTCGTGGGAGTTCGTGGTCGACCTGGTCACGATCCACCTCATCCCGACGCTGCTGGTGTTCGCCGGCATGCTGCCGGTGTACGCGACGGTGACCTGGCCGCGCGGCGACATCGCGTGGCTCACCGACGTGGCGTTCGCGGTCGGCCTCGCCGCGGTGGCGCTCGAGCTGGCCGCCGACGTGCAGATGCACCGCTTCGTTCGCACCAAGGCCGAGGGGCAGGCGATGGACCAAGGATTGTGGGCATGGTCGCGACACCCGAACTACTTCGGGGAGTTCAGCTTCTGGGTCTCGCTGGCGCTGTTCGGGGTGGCCGTCTCACCGCACGATGCGTGGTGGCTGTGCCTCGGCGCGCTGGGAATGCTGGGCATGTTCCTCGGCGGCAGCATCCCGATGATGGAGACCCGCAGCCTCGAACGCCGGCCGGAATACCAGGACGTGATCGACCGGGTCTCGAAGTTCGTGCCGCGACCGCCGCGTCGCGCTTAA
- a CDS encoding TetR family transcriptional regulator, with product MTESLRDRQRAQIRADIRRAAFRLFVERGYDAVTTEEIASAAGVSPRTFFRYVPTKEELLLAPVRHGGTAIVALLEDRPAAESPDVALVNAIITRTRSFGVADTEEWRAALLVAPDLLDKLTVHLPADRERVVKLVAARMGARSDTDIRPALLVQLAFAAADFAFQRWVRQSARKPRALDHYVTEALEAVKSPHWEGHIR from the coding sequence ATGACGGAGTCCCTGCGCGACCGGCAGCGCGCGCAGATCCGCGCCGACATTCGCCGGGCCGCGTTCCGGCTTTTCGTCGAGCGCGGCTACGACGCCGTGACGACCGAGGAAATCGCCTCGGCCGCAGGGGTTTCGCCGCGCACCTTCTTCCGCTATGTGCCGACCAAAGAGGAACTGCTGCTGGCACCGGTCCGGCATGGCGGTACCGCGATCGTCGCCCTGCTCGAAGACCGGCCCGCCGCAGAATCGCCCGACGTCGCGCTGGTCAACGCGATCATCACCCGGACCCGGTCGTTCGGGGTGGCCGACACCGAGGAGTGGCGGGCCGCCCTGCTGGTCGCGCCGGACCTGCTCGACAAGCTGACCGTGCACCTGCCCGCCGATCGCGAACGGGTGGTCAAGCTGGTCGCCGCGCGGATGGGCGCCAGATCCGACACGGACATCCGGCCCGCGCTGCTTGTCCAACTAGCCTTCGCCGCAGCCGATTTCGCGTTTCAGCGCTGGGTGCGCCAGTCGGCGAGGAAGCCGCGCGCGCTCGACCACTACGTCACCGAGGCACTCGAGGCCGTCAAGAGCCCACACTGGGAGGGACACATTCGATGA
- a CDS encoding SDR family NAD(P)-dependent oxidoreductase — protein sequence MSYTHPDSMRGHVAIVTGGAQGVGKGIATALLQRGASVMIADIQADKLAATAGELRALGRVEQINVDLRDTEAGQRIAAAAVEVFGTVHGLVNNAIATNEPKAFVDITLEDFALGHEVGPRASFLLMQAVHPVMVAAGGGSIVNLGSGTGTGGEPKWGGYATAKEGIRGLSKVAALEWGRDNIRVNVVCPFVESDGIKFWREFAPDDYVKAVKRVPMKRIGDVKDDAGALVSFLLSSDAAFITGQTIHVDGGIGSFR from the coding sequence ATGAGCTATACCCATCCGGACTCGATGCGCGGCCACGTCGCGATCGTCACGGGCGGAGCGCAAGGCGTCGGAAAGGGCATTGCGACAGCGCTTCTCCAGCGCGGCGCCTCGGTGATGATCGCCGACATCCAAGCCGACAAGCTGGCCGCCACTGCCGGGGAGCTGCGGGCCCTCGGGCGCGTCGAGCAGATCAACGTCGACCTGCGCGACACCGAAGCGGGACAACGCATTGCCGCTGCGGCCGTCGAGGTGTTCGGGACCGTGCACGGGCTGGTCAACAATGCCATCGCCACCAACGAGCCCAAAGCCTTCGTCGACATCACCCTCGAGGACTTCGCCCTCGGTCACGAGGTCGGACCACGGGCCAGCTTCCTGCTGATGCAGGCCGTGCACCCGGTGATGGTGGCGGCCGGCGGCGGCTCGATCGTCAACCTCGGCTCGGGTACCGGCACCGGCGGCGAACCGAAGTGGGGCGGTTACGCCACCGCCAAGGAAGGTATCCGTGGGCTGTCGAAAGTCGCTGCGCTGGAATGGGGCCGGGACAACATCCGGGTGAACGTGGTCTGCCCGTTCGTCGAATCCGACGGCATCAAGTTCTGGCGCGAGTTCGCGCCCGACGACTACGTCAAGGCCGTCAAACGCGTCCCGATGAAACGCATCGGCGACGTGAAAGACGACGCGGGTGCGTTGGTGTCGTTCCTACTCAGTAGCGACGCGGCATTCATCACCGGGCAAACCATTCACGTCGACGGCGGGATCGGCTCGTTCCGATGA
- a CDS encoding NAD(P)H-dependent amine dehydrogenase family protein: MTNPAKLRVIQWATGGVGKAAVECVLNHPQLELVGCWVHSADKNGRDVGDILSIGSVGVTATSSKDEALAVDADCVMYSPLIPSDDEVIAILRSGKNIVTPVGWVYPDPANKRHQAVADAAVEAGVTLHGSGIHPGGITERFPLMISSLSSAVTHVRAEEFSDIRTYNAPDVVRHIMGFGGTPEEAMQGPMAGLLEAGFKQSVRMIADHMGFRIDPNIRTIQDVAVATAEIDYAPFPITKGSVAARRFRWLATVDGEPVITAAVNWLMGEENLEPAWDFGGIGERFEVEVTGDPPVKLTFKGLQPETIAEGLVKNPGVVVTANHCVNAIPDVCAAGPGIKTYLDLPLFAGRPASHLAS, from the coding sequence GTGACCAATCCGGCGAAGTTGCGTGTCATCCAGTGGGCCACCGGAGGCGTCGGTAAGGCCGCCGTCGAATGCGTGCTGAACCATCCGCAACTGGAGTTGGTGGGTTGCTGGGTGCACAGCGCGGACAAGAACGGCCGCGACGTCGGTGACATCCTGAGCATCGGATCCGTCGGCGTCACCGCGACGTCCAGCAAGGACGAAGCGTTGGCCGTCGATGCCGACTGCGTGATGTACAGCCCGCTGATTCCCAGCGACGACGAGGTGATCGCAATCCTGCGGTCCGGCAAGAACATCGTCACGCCGGTCGGGTGGGTGTATCCCGATCCGGCCAACAAGCGGCACCAGGCCGTCGCCGACGCCGCGGTCGAGGCCGGCGTCACGTTACACGGGTCCGGTATCCACCCCGGCGGCATCACCGAACGCTTCCCGCTGATGATCTCGTCGCTGTCCTCGGCCGTCACTCATGTTCGCGCCGAAGAGTTCTCGGACATCCGCACCTACAATGCACCCGACGTGGTGCGCCACATCATGGGCTTCGGTGGCACACCCGAAGAAGCGATGCAGGGGCCGATGGCCGGCCTGCTCGAGGCCGGTTTCAAGCAGTCGGTGCGAATGATCGCCGACCACATGGGTTTTCGCATCGATCCCAATATCCGCACCATCCAGGACGTCGCGGTCGCTACCGCCGAGATCGACTACGCGCCGTTCCCGATCACCAAGGGCAGCGTCGCCGCGCGCCGGTTCCGCTGGCTGGCGACGGTCGACGGCGAACCGGTGATCACCGCCGCGGTCAACTGGCTGATGGGTGAGGAAAACCTGGAGCCCGCCTGGGATTTCGGTGGCATCGGCGAGCGCTTCGAAGTGGAGGTCACCGGTGATCCGCCGGTGAAGCTCACCTTCAAGGGGCTCCAGCCGGAGACCATCGCCGAGGGACTGGTGAAGAATCCTGGTGTGGTGGTGACCGCCAACCACTGTGTCAACGCCATCCCCGACGTCTGCGCCGCGGGACCGGGCATCAAGACCTACCTGGACCTGCCGCTGTTCGCCGGACGACCGGCCTCGCACCTCGCCTCATGA
- the gjpA gene encoding outer membrane porin GjpA, translating into MHAGVRTPVTIGTALLGAGIIAAVPMAAQPPTSVHVPSIKLVDSIDPSGAWLDAFDSASTNATQVFDSLSDSTSALYQSLGATFGQLGDISSIGASLENAFNAATFADVDVATPAGSDLAAQTLDFNHLWALQYISGMDMGDYMGAPVQIPEIQPAADILTMLSSPMSGVMIGIIGPIVSPGVALLNSLEAIGTDLGTSDLTGATQGMLDLPANVFDAFFNGATLNLDSLAPALTELLQVPAGNEVTGIEFAFGGLFTPGVTEAGNVGGSLFNSLGLDLIMQGMGMPYDAPGEAIGPIGALADLAQMIADALGASGAAAGSSLADAALAAF; encoded by the coding sequence CCGCACCCCTGTCACTATCGGAACCGCACTGCTCGGGGCGGGCATCATCGCTGCCGTGCCGATGGCGGCGCAGCCGCCCACCAGCGTGCACGTGCCGTCCATCAAGCTGGTCGATTCCATCGATCCAAGCGGAGCCTGGCTCGACGCCTTCGACAGCGCGTCGACCAATGCCACCCAGGTGTTCGACTCCCTGTCCGATTCAACCAGCGCCCTCTACCAGAGCCTCGGCGCCACATTCGGCCAGCTCGGCGATATTTCCTCGATAGGTGCGAGCCTCGAAAACGCCTTCAACGCGGCCACATTCGCCGACGTAGATGTCGCGACCCCTGCCGGTAGCGACCTCGCCGCCCAAACGCTCGATTTCAACCACTTGTGGGCCCTGCAATACATCTCGGGTATGGACATGGGCGACTACATGGGCGCTCCGGTGCAGATTCCTGAAATTCAGCCGGCCGCCGACATCCTGACAATGTTGTCGTCGCCGATGAGCGGTGTGATGATCGGGATCATCGGACCGATCGTCAGCCCCGGAGTGGCGTTGCTCAACAGCCTCGAAGCCATTGGGACCGACCTGGGGACCAGCGACCTCACCGGCGCAACGCAGGGCATGTTGGATCTGCCTGCCAATGTGTTCGACGCCTTCTTCAACGGCGCAACCCTCAATCTCGACTCGCTTGCACCGGCGTTGACCGAACTCTTGCAGGTGCCGGCCGGCAACGAGGTCACCGGTATCGAGTTCGCCTTCGGCGGCTTGTTCACTCCCGGGGTCACCGAGGCCGGCAATGTCGGTGGCTCGCTGTTCAATTCGCTCGGTCTCGACCTCATCATGCAGGGAATGGGCATGCCGTACGACGCTCCGGGTGAAGCGATCGGCCCGATCGGTGCCCTGGCGGACCTCGCTCAGATGATCGCCGATGCGCTCGGAGCCTCGGGTGCGGCAGCAGGTTCTTCGTTGGCCGACGCGGCCTTGGCGGCTTTCTGA